From a single Accipiter gentilis chromosome 8, bAccGen1.1, whole genome shotgun sequence genomic region:
- the ANKRD24 gene encoding ankyrin repeat domain-containing protein 24 isoform X2, whose translation MKSLKAKFKKADSQDWTKNDEKLLQAVDYNDAGRVTSLLVRKGLVPTKLDSEGKSAFHLAAMRGNVDCLEAMLAHGVDAMTKDSSGYTALHLASKHGHPQCVSKLLQASCPVDVADGSGRTALHHAAVSGCISCSEILCDFKAPLNIKDKDGSTPLILAAKMSHSELCRYLLHRGAAVNSRDLQGRTALMLACENGSVETVEVLVNAGARVAVVDSTGHDATHYSLATGNALIQHFLQEAAPRQSWASEEESTEQTSQTSSPSQLSVREKSSTPRKRKAPLPPLGTPSQEDRDAYEEIVRLRQERAQFLQKIRGLEQQEKQRRERAELDEGSLRSMEKQIQELEERLAARDGEKERLGKEVEALRSRLSSLENEKENTSYDIETLQDEEGDPLEFPGAELLLSKKTLSPSAEELLATLQGQVQSLTVQNKELREKIQVLENYERDESNPSTPGDFVPASLYNALQRELEQLRAQCLESPRGTDTRDEASGQPERQTGASEQTPEQIGEGSTAQRLAEEPAWTWGECKAALGELRVPHAQTSSSAAERKAGAELAEARAALRQAQAALEEREQRVKELQARLDTGTEAAEATASLGASLEEASREKEALLERCGRAEAEAEALRRELEAKTRDWRAAGGPEPEPGVLERRVAELVQQHEEVTAQLGQLRETLGRREAELGTLREQLAARPVGRREHEEALARLRQAQAEAEGRVPQEEHARATAALEEQAQALRERAARLEAAAEAKGREAARLEAELAAAVPRGEHEAAQAGLRAEAAALAQRLDELSRRHEKTCEEVFRVQRQALFMKSERQAAEERLAAAQKQLAEAQDEARRLRELHGHAEDSARLVRDRDRKITELSKEVFRLKEALNALPESREPPQSPPNTAALQARIRALEEKLAETEMRHSKVVTLYRSHLLYAVQGHMDEDVQRLLCQILKMQRLQEQGR comes from the exons ATGAAGAGCCTGAAGGCCAAGTTCAAGAAAGCAGAC AGCCAGGACTGGACCAAGAATGATGAGAAGCTCCTGCAAGCTGTGGATTACAATGATGCCGGGAGGGTGACATCTCTCCTCGTCCGCAAGGGCCTGGTCCCCACCAAGCTGGACTCAGAGGGCAAATCTGC GTTCCACCTGGCCGCCATGCGGGGGAACGTGGACTGCCTTGAAGCCATGCTGGCTCACGGTGTGGATGCCATGACCAAGGATAGCTCGG GTTACACTGCCCTGCATCTGGCATCCAAGCATGGCCACCCACAGTGTGTCAGCAAGCTGTTGCAG GCCTCCTGCCCTGTGGACGTGGCCGACGGCAGCGGCCGAACAGCGCTGCACCACGCAG CGGTCAGTGGCTGCATCTCGTGCTCAGAGATCCTCTGTGATTTCAAGGCTCCCTTGAACATCAAGGACAAG GATGGCTCCACGCCGCTGATCCTTGCTGCCAAGATGAGCCACTCAGAGCTGTGCCGGTACCTGCTGCACCGCGGCGCGGCTGTCAACAGCCGGGACTTGCAGGGGAG GACAGCCTTGATGCTGGCCTGCGAGAATGGCAGTGTGGAGACAGTGGAGGTGCTCGTCAACGCTGGTGCCCGGGTGGCCGTGGTGGACTCCACAGGTCATGATGCCACACACTACAGCCTGGCCACGGGCAACGCTCTTATCCAGCACTTCCTGCAAGAAGCTGCTCCACGCCAGTCCTGGGCCAGTG AAGAGGAGTCAACTGAGCAGACGTCCCAG ACGTCTTCACCCAGCCAGTTATCCGTCAGGGAGAAGAGCAGCACCCCAAGGAAGAGGAaagcccctctgcctcccctgggCACCCCCAGCCAA GAGGACCGGGATGCCTACGAGGAGATTGTGCGGCTGCGGCAGGAGCGGGCCCAGTTCTTGCAAAAGATCCGGGGCTTGGAGCAACAAGAGAAGCAGAGACGGGAG CGGGCAGAGCTGGATGAGGGCTCCTTGCGCTCCATGGAGAAGCAG atccaggagctggaggagcggCTGGCGGCGCGGGATGGTGAGAAGGAGCGGCTGGGCAAGGAGGTGGAGGCTCTGCGGAGCCGCTTGTCCTCACTGGAG AATGAGAAGGAGAACACGAGCTATGACATCGAGACACTGCAGGATGAGGAGGGAGACCCGCTTGAGTTCCCAG gggcagagctgctgctctccaaGAAGACACTGAGCCCCTCGGCCGAGGAGCTGCTGGCCACGCTGCAGGGGCAGGTGCAGTCCCTCACCGTGCAGAACAAGGAGCTGAGGGAGAAAATACAG GTGCTGGAGAACTACGAGCGGGACGAGAGCAACCCGTCCACCCCAGGGGACTTCGTGCCCGCCAGCCTCTACAATGCCCTCCAGCGTGAGCTGGAGCAGTTGCGGGCGCAGTGCTTGGAGTCACCGCGGGGCACGGATACAAGGGACGAGGCCAGTGGTCAGCCGGAGAGGCAGACTGGTGCCTCGGAGCAAACCCCGGAGCAAATCGGGGAGGGAAGTACAGCGCAGCGGCTTGCCGAGGAGCCAGCCTGGACCTGGGGCGAGTGCAAGGCGGCGCTGGGCGAGCTGCGGGTGCCACATGCGCAGACCTCCTCCTCGGCGGCTGAGCGGAAGGCCGGCGCTGAGCTGGCAGAGGCCCGGGCAGCCCTGCGGCAGGCACAGGCGGCACTGGAGGAGCGGGAGCAGCGGGTGAAGGAGCTGCAGGCACGTTTGGACACCGGCACGGAGGCGGCGGAGGCGACGGCCTCCCTGGGAGCCTCCCTGGAGGAGGCATCGAGGGAGAAGGAGGCCTTGCTGGAGCGCTGCGGCCGGGCAGAGGCGGAGGCGGAGGCCCTGCGGCGGGAGCTGGAGGCCAAGACGCGGGACTGGCGGGCGGCCGGCGGCCCGGAGCCAGAGCCGGGGGTGCTGGAGCGACGGGTGGCGGAGCTAGTGCAGCAACACGAGGAGGTGACggcccagctggggcagctgcggGAGACGCTGGGTCGCAGGGAAGCCGAGCTGGGCACCCTGCGGGAGCAGCTGGCCGCCCGGCCGGTGGGGCGTCGGGAGCACGAGGAGGCCCTGGCACGGCTGCGGCAGGCGCAAGCGGAGGCGGAAGGCCGGGTGCCGCAGGAGGAGCACGCCCGGGCCACGGCGGCGCTGGAGGAGCAGGCGCAGGCGCTGCGGGAGCGGGCGGCCCGGCTGGAGGCGGCAGCGGAGGCCAAGGGGCGCGAGGCCGCCCGGCTGGAGGCCGAACtggcggcggcggtgccgcggGGAGAGCACGAGGCGGCGCAGGCGGGACtgcgggccgaggcggcggcgctgGCCCAGCGGCTGGACGAGCTCTCGCGGCGGCACGAGAAGACGTGTGAGGAGGTGTTTCGGGTGCAGCGGCAGGCCCTCTTCATGAAGAGCGAGCGGCAGGCAGCAGAGGAGCGCCTGGCCGCCGCGCAGAAGCAGCTGGCGGAGGCGCAGGACGAGGCGCGGCGGCTGCGGGAGCTCCATGGCCACGCCGAGGACTCGGCACGGCTGgtcagggacagggacaggaag ATCACTGAGCTCTCTAAGGAGGTCTTCAGGCTGAAGGAAGCCCTGAACGCCCTCCCCGAGTCCCGGGAACCACCGCAGTCACCCCCCAACACTGCTGCGCTCCAGGCCAGGATCCGTGCGCTGGAGGAGAAGCTGGCG GAGACAGAAATGCGGCACAGCAAGGTGGTGACACTGTACCGGAGCCACCTGCTCTATGCAGTGCAG GGCCACATGGATGAGGACGTGCAGAGACTCCTGTGCCAGATCCTGAAGATGCAGCggctgcaggagcagggcagatGA
- the ANKRD24 gene encoding ankyrin repeat domain-containing protein 24 isoform X1: MAARRLLLNTMKQICLCAAASFASQDWTKNDEKLLQAVDYNDAGRVTSLLVRKGLVPTKLDSEGKSAFHLAAMRGNVDCLEAMLAHGVDAMTKDSSGYTALHLASKHGHPQCVSKLLQASCPVDVADGSGRTALHHAAVSGCISCSEILCDFKAPLNIKDKDGSTPLILAAKMSHSELCRYLLHRGAAVNSRDLQGRTALMLACENGSVETVEVLVNAGARVAVVDSTGHDATHYSLATGNALIQHFLQEAAPRQSWASEEESTEQTSQTSSPSQLSVREKSSTPRKRKAPLPPLGTPSQEDRDAYEEIVRLRQERAQFLQKIRGLEQQEKQRRERAELDEGSLRSMEKQIQELEERLAARDGEKERLGKEVEALRSRLSSLENEKENTSYDIETLQDEEGDPLEFPGAELLLSKKTLSPSAEELLATLQGQVQSLTVQNKELREKIQVLENYERDESNPSTPGDFVPASLYNALQRELEQLRAQCLESPRGTDTRDEASGQPERQTGASEQTPEQIGEGSTAQRLAEEPAWTWGECKAALGELRVPHAQTSSSAAERKAGAELAEARAALRQAQAALEEREQRVKELQARLDTGTEAAEATASLGASLEEASREKEALLERCGRAEAEAEALRRELEAKTRDWRAAGGPEPEPGVLERRVAELVQQHEEVTAQLGQLRETLGRREAELGTLREQLAARPVGRREHEEALARLRQAQAEAEGRVPQEEHARATAALEEQAQALRERAARLEAAAEAKGREAARLEAELAAAVPRGEHEAAQAGLRAEAAALAQRLDELSRRHEKTCEEVFRVQRQALFMKSERQAAEERLAAAQKQLAEAQDEARRLRELHGHAEDSARLVRDRDRKITELSKEVFRLKEALNALPESREPPQSPPNTAALQARIRALEEKLAETEMRHSKVVTLYRSHLLYAVQGHMDEDVQRLLCQILKMQRLQEQGR; the protein is encoded by the exons ATGGctgcccgccgcctcctcctcaaCACCATGAAGCAGAtctgcctctgtgctgctgcctccTTCGCG AGCCAGGACTGGACCAAGAATGATGAGAAGCTCCTGCAAGCTGTGGATTACAATGATGCCGGGAGGGTGACATCTCTCCTCGTCCGCAAGGGCCTGGTCCCCACCAAGCTGGACTCAGAGGGCAAATCTGC GTTCCACCTGGCCGCCATGCGGGGGAACGTGGACTGCCTTGAAGCCATGCTGGCTCACGGTGTGGATGCCATGACCAAGGATAGCTCGG GTTACACTGCCCTGCATCTGGCATCCAAGCATGGCCACCCACAGTGTGTCAGCAAGCTGTTGCAG GCCTCCTGCCCTGTGGACGTGGCCGACGGCAGCGGCCGAACAGCGCTGCACCACGCAG CGGTCAGTGGCTGCATCTCGTGCTCAGAGATCCTCTGTGATTTCAAGGCTCCCTTGAACATCAAGGACAAG GATGGCTCCACGCCGCTGATCCTTGCTGCCAAGATGAGCCACTCAGAGCTGTGCCGGTACCTGCTGCACCGCGGCGCGGCTGTCAACAGCCGGGACTTGCAGGGGAG GACAGCCTTGATGCTGGCCTGCGAGAATGGCAGTGTGGAGACAGTGGAGGTGCTCGTCAACGCTGGTGCCCGGGTGGCCGTGGTGGACTCCACAGGTCATGATGCCACACACTACAGCCTGGCCACGGGCAACGCTCTTATCCAGCACTTCCTGCAAGAAGCTGCTCCACGCCAGTCCTGGGCCAGTG AAGAGGAGTCAACTGAGCAGACGTCCCAG ACGTCTTCACCCAGCCAGTTATCCGTCAGGGAGAAGAGCAGCACCCCAAGGAAGAGGAaagcccctctgcctcccctgggCACCCCCAGCCAA GAGGACCGGGATGCCTACGAGGAGATTGTGCGGCTGCGGCAGGAGCGGGCCCAGTTCTTGCAAAAGATCCGGGGCTTGGAGCAACAAGAGAAGCAGAGACGGGAG CGGGCAGAGCTGGATGAGGGCTCCTTGCGCTCCATGGAGAAGCAG atccaggagctggaggagcggCTGGCGGCGCGGGATGGTGAGAAGGAGCGGCTGGGCAAGGAGGTGGAGGCTCTGCGGAGCCGCTTGTCCTCACTGGAG AATGAGAAGGAGAACACGAGCTATGACATCGAGACACTGCAGGATGAGGAGGGAGACCCGCTTGAGTTCCCAG gggcagagctgctgctctccaaGAAGACACTGAGCCCCTCGGCCGAGGAGCTGCTGGCCACGCTGCAGGGGCAGGTGCAGTCCCTCACCGTGCAGAACAAGGAGCTGAGGGAGAAAATACAG GTGCTGGAGAACTACGAGCGGGACGAGAGCAACCCGTCCACCCCAGGGGACTTCGTGCCCGCCAGCCTCTACAATGCCCTCCAGCGTGAGCTGGAGCAGTTGCGGGCGCAGTGCTTGGAGTCACCGCGGGGCACGGATACAAGGGACGAGGCCAGTGGTCAGCCGGAGAGGCAGACTGGTGCCTCGGAGCAAACCCCGGAGCAAATCGGGGAGGGAAGTACAGCGCAGCGGCTTGCCGAGGAGCCAGCCTGGACCTGGGGCGAGTGCAAGGCGGCGCTGGGCGAGCTGCGGGTGCCACATGCGCAGACCTCCTCCTCGGCGGCTGAGCGGAAGGCCGGCGCTGAGCTGGCAGAGGCCCGGGCAGCCCTGCGGCAGGCACAGGCGGCACTGGAGGAGCGGGAGCAGCGGGTGAAGGAGCTGCAGGCACGTTTGGACACCGGCACGGAGGCGGCGGAGGCGACGGCCTCCCTGGGAGCCTCCCTGGAGGAGGCATCGAGGGAGAAGGAGGCCTTGCTGGAGCGCTGCGGCCGGGCAGAGGCGGAGGCGGAGGCCCTGCGGCGGGAGCTGGAGGCCAAGACGCGGGACTGGCGGGCGGCCGGCGGCCCGGAGCCAGAGCCGGGGGTGCTGGAGCGACGGGTGGCGGAGCTAGTGCAGCAACACGAGGAGGTGACggcccagctggggcagctgcggGAGACGCTGGGTCGCAGGGAAGCCGAGCTGGGCACCCTGCGGGAGCAGCTGGCCGCCCGGCCGGTGGGGCGTCGGGAGCACGAGGAGGCCCTGGCACGGCTGCGGCAGGCGCAAGCGGAGGCGGAAGGCCGGGTGCCGCAGGAGGAGCACGCCCGGGCCACGGCGGCGCTGGAGGAGCAGGCGCAGGCGCTGCGGGAGCGGGCGGCCCGGCTGGAGGCGGCAGCGGAGGCCAAGGGGCGCGAGGCCGCCCGGCTGGAGGCCGAACtggcggcggcggtgccgcggGGAGAGCACGAGGCGGCGCAGGCGGGACtgcgggccgaggcggcggcgctgGCCCAGCGGCTGGACGAGCTCTCGCGGCGGCACGAGAAGACGTGTGAGGAGGTGTTTCGGGTGCAGCGGCAGGCCCTCTTCATGAAGAGCGAGCGGCAGGCAGCAGAGGAGCGCCTGGCCGCCGCGCAGAAGCAGCTGGCGGAGGCGCAGGACGAGGCGCGGCGGCTGCGGGAGCTCCATGGCCACGCCGAGGACTCGGCACGGCTGgtcagggacagggacaggaag ATCACTGAGCTCTCTAAGGAGGTCTTCAGGCTGAAGGAAGCCCTGAACGCCCTCCCCGAGTCCCGGGAACCACCGCAGTCACCCCCCAACACTGCTGCGCTCCAGGCCAGGATCCGTGCGCTGGAGGAGAAGCTGGCG GAGACAGAAATGCGGCACAGCAAGGTGGTGACACTGTACCGGAGCCACCTGCTCTATGCAGTGCAG GGCCACATGGATGAGGACGTGCAGAGACTCCTGTGCCAGATCCTGAAGATGCAGCggctgcaggagcagggcagatGA
- the EBI3 gene encoding LOW QUALITY PROTEIN: interleukin-27 subunit beta (The sequence of the model RefSeq protein was modified relative to this genomic sequence to represent the inferred CDS: deleted 1 base in 1 codon) gives MAVPQGHVPGPPGDLWPWCPCCPLPWGLTILPVPTGLWNQAAPLSLPDMKWLWVVAFVAPTCTIPYNGTAGSTGDRGHCTLQHGTLGTEVLLRCPAAAEGPAEWRGGGTVLGTYPAPGLALPNASLVHEGHYSCHHPGTGETWATICLRLGYPPALPAVECWAISYPQAVNCSWVLNPEPLLDTDFVATYRHGVWGATEMGECVRTGPQSCSFGDIQMFSLTPYVVNVTAVNPLGTASRLLPFLLENVIKPDPPEDLRVSPIPGETKKLLLEWSPPGSWPFPEYFPLKYRIRYARGESSVTKTIGPYEQTSYTLTGVRPGTLHRIQVAAKDFTDSGEFSAWSLPASGTPWMEP, from the exons ATGGCAGTGCCGCAGG GCCATGTCCCTGGACCACCTGGGGACCTGTGGCCTtggtgtccctgctgtcccctgccCTGGGGTTTGAccatcctgcctgtccccacagGTCTCTGGAACCAGGCAGCTCCGCTGAGTCTTCCTGACATGAAGTGGCTTTGGGTGGTGGCTTTTGTGGCACCCACCTGCACCATTCCCTACAACGGCACGGCAGGCAGCACTGGGGACAGAG GCCACTGCACCCTGCAGCATGGCACCCTGGGCACCGAGGTGCTGCTGCGGTGCCCGGCCGCAGCGGAGGGGCCGGCTGAGTGGCGC GGGGGGGGGACTGTCCTGGGAACGTATCCTGCACCGGGGCTGGCCCTCCCCAACGCCAGCCTGGTGCACGAAGGCCACTACAGCTGCCACCACCCTGGCACCGGCGAGACCTGGGCAACCATCTGCCTGCGGCTGGGCT ATCCCCCTGCACTGCCTGCTGTCGAGTGCTGGGCCATCAGCTATCCGCAGGCAGTGAACTGCTCCTGGGTCCTGAACCCCGAGCCGCTGCTGGACACTGACTTCGTGGCCACGTACAG GCACGGCGTGTGGGGGGCCACAGAGATGGGCGAGTGCGTCCGCACAGGGCCACAGAGCTGCTCCTTCGGGGACATACAGATGTTCTCCCTCACCCCCTACGTGGTGAACGTAACGGCCGTGAACCCCCTGGGCACTGCGTCCAGACTCCTGCCTTTCCTCCTGGAGAACGTCA TAAAGCCGGACCCCCCCGAAGACCTGCGGGtctcccccatccctggggagaCCAAGAAGCTGCTGCTGGAGTGGAGCCCACCAGGGTCTTGGCCCTTCCCGGAGTACTTCCCGCTGAAGTATCGCATCCGTTATGCCCGGGGGGAGAGCTCTGTCACCAAAACG ATTGGGCCATACGAGCAGACATCTTACACCCTGACGGGAGTGCGACCCGGGACCCTCCACCGCATCCAGGTGGCCGCCAAGGACTTCACGGACTCCGGGGAGTTCAGCGCCTGGAGCTTGCCGGCCTCAGGGACGCCCTGGATGGAGCCATGA